One Triticum dicoccoides isolate Atlit2015 ecotype Zavitan chromosome 4B, WEW_v2.0, whole genome shotgun sequence genomic window carries:
- the LOC119293721 gene encoding E3 ubiquitin-protein ligase Os03g0188200-like has protein sequence MAPSPPSTTCLHCHRPFFRLLVLVLAGIRPASSQFIFTPPTAGATFVWASTPPPPPVAGGLGSGTFNIATSILFVGVIVALFLVGFFSAYLRRCADAATGARRGGAAANANAAVAAAAAAAFSSAVSRSRRRPGLDVAAMEALPVLTYARARAVKAGRGALECAVCLAEFADDGEKLRLLPGCCHVFHAACIDVWLAAHVTCPVCRADLADPAVAAAGHVLAADLAAQVETSNDTVINVETPDPAPVEDAASDQQQAETAEERVDRFTLRLPERLRREIEEAKRLRRAMSAVTAAAAASTSSGRWVPSALRTMSAARPSGRWSALFRALSGPHRSELGGSSRRVAPLQTRAASDDAVEVVVVQDDAGQAEKYYAHSLTFAGFVIDGDVAAGDWNPEVFQISSAVPVAATSIAAVKPREHI, from the coding sequence ATGGCGCCCTCACCGCCAAGCACCACATGCCTTCACTGCCACCGTCCATTCTTCCGACTTCTAGTCCTCGTGCTTGCAGGAATCCGGCCCGCATCGTCGCAGTTCATCTTCACGCCGCCGACGGCCGGCGCGACCTTCGTTTGGGCGTCAACCCCGCCCCCGCCGCCAGTTGCCGGAGGACTTGGCAGCGGGACCTTCAACATTGCCACCTCGATCCTCTTTGTAGGCGTGATCGTGGCGCTCTTCTTGGTCGGCTTCTTCTCCGCGTACCTCCGCCGCTGTGCGGACGCCGCCACGGGCGCGCGCCGAGGTGGGGCCGCCGCGAACGCCAACGCAGCCGTCGCGGCCGCTGCGGCGGCCGCATTCTCGTCCGCGGTTAGCCGTAGCAGGAGGCGTCCCGGGCTCGACGTCGCCGCGATGGAGGCGCTGCCGGTGCTGACGTACGCGAGGGCGAGGGCGGTCAAGGCCGGCCGCGGGGCTCTGGAGTGCGCGGTGTGCCTCGCCGAGTTCGCCGACGACGGGGAGAAGCTCCGTCTCCTCCCCGGGTGCTGCCATGTCTTCCACGCGGCGTGCATCGACGTGTGGCTCGCGGCGCACGTCACCTGCCCAGTCTGCCGAGCCGACTTGGCCGAcccggccgtcgccgccgccggccacgTCCTAGCGGCTGACCTCGCTGCCCAGGTAGAAACGTCCAACGACACGGTGATCAACGTCGAGACTCCCGATCCAGCACCAGTTGAAGATGCCGCGTCTGATCAGCAGCAGGCAGAGACGGCGGAGGAGCGCGTGGATAGGTTCACGCTGCGGCTGCCGGAGAGGCTGAGGAGGGAGATCGAGGAGGCGAAGCGGCTCCGCAGAGCGATGAGCGCGGTGACCGCCGCGGCAGCGGCGAGCACATCAAGCGGGCGGTGGGTGCCGTCGGCGTTACGGACAATGTCGGCAGCGCGTCCTAGCGGTCGATGGTCGGCGCTGTTCCGCGCGTTGTCGGGACCACACCGAAGCGAGCTGGGCGGCAGCAGTCGGAGGGTGGCGCCGCTGCAAACTCGCGCCGCCAGCGATGacgcggtggaggtggtggtggtgcaggACGACGCCGGGCAAGCGGAGAAATACTATGCGCACAGCCTCACGTTCGCCGGGTTCGTCATTGACGGTGACGTCGCAGCTGGCGACTGGAACCCGGAGGTCTTCCAGATCTCTTCTGCCGTCCCGGTGGCGGCGACGTCGATCGCAGCGGTGAAGCCAAGGGAACACATTTAG